Part of the Elusimicrobiota bacterium genome, ATCCGACAGCAATGAGCTATAGAGTGAAACAACGTTTCTCTGGATTACGAGAGCGTCACCCCCCAATTCGGCTCCGCGCTGTATCAAGTCGCTAAGGTGTGATCTTATTTTCATTAATTGCCCAAACGTTGTTTCTTTCATTGAAGATACGTCTGTTAGATGAGTAGTGTAGTTTTCCCGATATTGTTTTAATTCTTCGTTGTCTTTAAGGCGTGCTGTGTCGATTTCTTTTTGCGTGACATCCCTGTACTGCGGGGGGAATAGCTCATTATGGTAACGACGTTTTAAATGGCCTTCGTAACAGCCTGGGCGGGGACTCCAAACTAATTCCTTATTGGTACTGCGCGGTTGAATGGTTTTAAATAAGGAAGATTTCTTAAAAATCGATAACAGTGACTTTATTGAGAATTGCTTCATATCCATTTCCATTGCGTTCCAAGAGTTTGACTATTGAAACGGCCAAAATCGACTCTGAATAAAAAAGGGCGGACGTATCAATCCCGAGCCAGTTAGATAACCCGGAACGACCGCCGCCCCTAGCCCTTACGGGCCATGTGAGCGACCTCGAACACGGTTCTAACTGTGCCCCCAAGTTTATGCTTGGAAGCTCACCCAGCTCTTACGCCGGGTCCCGGTGAAGTCTAATGCTGGTAGAACGACACCAACATGATATTTTGTTGACCAACGTGAGGATTATATAAAGCCTTTCTGGCGAGAGGGTCAAAATCTATGCGGCAGGACTGTAGTGTTTTTGTAGTGTTGGACCCCAAAAAGTGGACTAAATCGGACAAGAATGGACAAAAAGCCCTTATGGCTCAAGGGGTATTTCTTCGTCGGTAAATGCGTTTCTTTTGGGTTTTGGGCGGGTTTTCCGGCTGACATGGCATGGAGGAGGCTGTGGGTTCAAGTCCCATCCGGTCCACTTTTTGCAAAGCCTCTGCCGTTTACGGCAGGGGCTTTTTTGCGCGGACGATGCTATAATTTTCACTTCACATATGAGAATTATTTCAGGCACAGCCAAGCGGCGGCAGATCAAAACGCCTTCCTTTTCGACGGGCGTGCGGCCCATTCTGGCCCGCGTGAAGAAATCACTCTTCGATATTCTTCGCCCGCGCATCGCGGGGTCCTATTTTTTGGATTTGTTTGCGGGCTCCGGCGCTGTGGGAATTGAAGCGCTTTCTGCGGGCGCCGCTTCGGTGACATTCGTCGATTCGAATCCCCGGTGCTTGAGCGTTATCCGGCAGAATCTGTCGCGCCTGCAGCTCTTTGACCGGGCGCGTCTGGTGCGGGCGGATGTGACGCGGAACCTGGCGGTGGGGGGCGGCCCGTTTGACCTGATTTTTATGGGGCCACCCTATCACGAAATATGCAGGAACCGTCCGCCACACGGCCGGGCGGACGCTCGCCCGTCGTTTGGCGAGAGGCTTCATCTCACGGGTCCGACGCTGAAGGAGATCGGTCGTGTGCGGATTCTGAAGGAGGGAGGCTGGGTGATTTCTCAGCACCATGCGAAAGAAAATCCGGTTCAGCTCCCTCAGTGGAAACTTTTTAGACAGGAATCCTATGGGGATACGAAGTTATCCTTTTTTTCTTTTGATTCGTCATTCCCTGCGGTCTCTGGCAGGGAATCCATGGATCCCCGACAGGGGCACTCGGGGATGACGGCGTGAAGGAACTTATGGGACACTTCACTAACGAACATCCTCTTGTTATCAAGTACGGTGGCAGCCTCCTCGAGGAACAGGGCCACCGAAGTGCTTTTCTGAAGCAGATCGCAGCGCTGTCCAAGCAGCGGCCCGTTATCCTGGTGCACGGCGGCGGCAAGGAGATCACGCGGGCGATGGAGAAGGCCGGTCTTCAGGCGTCGTTCGTGAATGGCCGGCGCTATACGGATGATGCCACGATGGCGGTGGTTGAACAAGTTTTGTCCCGTTTAAATAAGGACATTGTTCAGGAACTCAAGAGGTACGAGACCGCTCCGGACGGTTTCTCCGGACGGTTTGAGCATCTGGTTGAGGCGGTGCCGGTGGCGGGGTTGGGGCGCGCGGGCGAGGATTTAAAAGTGGCCAAGCCGGTTCTCGTCCAGATATTAACCCGCACGCCGTTGCCGGTCTTTTACTCGGTGGCGGAAGACGCACAGCGCCAGCCGCTCAATATCAATGCCGATGATTTTGCCTTGGCGCTGGCCATCGCCTGCCAGGCGGACCGACTGGTGTTTCTGACCGATTCCGGCGGGCTTCTCGGAAAGGACGGCCAGCGCATCGACACCGTTCATCCGGATGAGGCGCAGCAGCTGATCGATGAGAAGGTCATTACCGGCGGCATGATCGTCAAAGTTCAGGCCTGCATCCGGGCGTTGAACGCCGGAGTGGGTTCCGTCGATATCGTCAAAGGCATTGATCATTTTCTGACGGGCAGTCCGGCACAAGGCACGGTCTTCTTACTATAATTCTGAAACTCCTTTTATGGATATTCAAAAGCTGACTGATCGGTATCTTTTTCATACCTACAAACGGAACCCGCTGGTGATCCGGCGGGCCAGCGGCAGTTGGGTGTGGGACGATAAGGGGAAAAAGTACCTCGACTTTTTCTCCGGTCTGGCGGTTTCCGGTATCGGCCATGCGATGCCGCCGGTGGTCCAGGCCATTCGGAAACAGGCCGGGACGCTGATTCATTGTTCCAATCTTTTTTATTCGGGTCCTGCGGCTCGGCTGGCGCAGACATTGTGTCAACGCTCCTTTGCGAAGAAGGTTTTTCTCTGTAATTCCGGGGCCGAAGCCAATGAAGCCGCGATCAAGCTGGCGCGCAAGTTCGGCTATCAGACAGGGGGCCGGTTCGAAATCATTGTTTTCGAAAATGCGTTTCATGGGAGAACCCTCGGGACGCTGGCCGCGACGCCTCAACCAAAATTTCAGCAGGGATTCGGTCCTCTGCCGCCGGGGTTTCCTGTGGCCGAGTTCAACCGGATTGATTCGGTCCAAAGCCTCCTGTCGTCCAAAACCGTGGCTATTCTGGTGGAGCCGGTCCAGGGCGAAGGTGGCATCCGGCCGGCCAACCCGGAGTTCTTGAAAGCGCTTCGGGTTTTGGCGGATCAGCGCAACCTTTTGTTGATTTTCGACGAGGTCCAGGTGGGTCTGGGCCGGACCGGCGATCTTTTCGCCTATCAAACCTTCGGGGTGAAGCCCGATATCCTCACGCTGGCCAAGGGGTTGGGCGGTGGCATGCCGATCGGGGCGATGTTGGCCCATTCACGGTTAGCGTCTGTGTTTGGCCCGGGAGATCATGGAACGACGTTTGGCGGAAACCCGGTCTGCTCCGCCGCGGCATTTGCCGTATTAAAGATGATCACTCCCCGGATGCTCAAAAACGTCAAGCAGCAGACCGCGAGGCTTTCCTCTGAGTTGCAGTCTTTGATCGCCGGCAAGCCCTACGTGAAGGAACTGCGGGGCATGGGCCTCATGATCGGGATTGAGCTCACCGTTCCGGGTGCTCCTTTCGTCGAAGCCGCCCGGCAGCAAGGCCTGCTGATCAACTGCACGCAGAACAACGTGCTCCGCTTCCTGCCGCCCCTGGCGCTCTCCGATTCGGAACGCCGCTTCGCTCTGAAGGTCCTCAAGCGCGTCTTCGACGCCGGCCCCCGCGCTGGTTGACGTTTTGACTCTATAAATCGAATTAAAATATAATTCGTTATCGTCTAAAATCCTTCTATATAAGAGATCCTCATGAATATCAAAAAAGTTGTGGTCGCTTATTCCGGCGGGCTCGATACCTCCGTTATTTTACGCTGGGTCAAGGAGCGCTATCACTGCGAGGTCATCGCCTGCGCGGTGGATGTGGGCCAGGCTTCCGAAACCAAGGGGCTGAAGGAACGCGCCCTCTCGACAGGGGCGTCCAAAGCCTATCTCATCGACGCCCGGAAAGAATTCGTCGAAGAGTATCTCTGGCCGACGCTACAGGCCGAGGCTATCTACGAGGGGAAATACCTCCTCGGGACGTCAATCGCTAGGCCGGTGATTGCCAAAAAAGTCGTCGAGATTGCCCAAAAAGAAGGCGCCGAGGCGGTTTGTCACGGAGCGACCGGCAAAGGGAACGATCAAGTCCGGTTTGAGCTCACCTTCAAGGCGTTGATGCCGGAGGTGAAAGTGATCGCTCCCTGGCGGGAGTGGGAAATGAAGTCGCGCGAGGACGAGATCAATTATGCGCTCCGGCACAAAATCCCTGTTCCGGTGACCAAGTCCAAGCCCTATTCGTCGGACCGCAACCTCTGGCACATGAGCTTTGAGGGAGGCATTTTGGAAAACCCGGATAACCCGCCCCGCAAAGACATGTTTGTTCTCACACGGGACCCTGAAGAGGCCCCGAACAAACCGGAGTGGGTCACGATTGATTTTGAGAAAGGTATTCCCAGACGCGTGAACGGCCGTACGCTCGGTCCTGTCAAGCTGGTAGAGATGTTAAATACCCTGGGTGGAAAACACGGCATCGGGCGTGTCGATATGGTGGAAAACCGCCTCGTTGGCATGAAGTCCCGCGGTGTTTACGAAGCGCCTGGAGCGACCCTCCTTTACGCGGCGCACCGGGAGCTGGAAGCGTTGGTTCTGGACCGGGACACCCTGCACGCCAAGCTCGTTCTGGCGCCGAAAATGGGGGAGATGATCTATAACGGGCTCTGGTTTACGCCGCTGCGGGAAGCGATCTCGGCTTTTGTCGCTTCCACTCAGAAGCGGATGACCGGATCCGTACGCCTGAAGTTGTACAAGGGCGGACTCACCGTGGAAGGACGCACGTCGCCGAATTCTCTTTATTCGGAAGACCTGGCCACGTTTGGCGCGGACACCATCTATAACCAGCGCGACGCCGAAGGGTTTATCAACCTCTACGGATTGCCGATCAAGGTCCAGGCGTTGTTACAGGGAAGGAAAAAATGAATCCACAATCGTTCATCGCTTCTCTTAGTTTTGATATTCGTCTGGCTCCCTATGACATCCTGGGCAGTATCGCCCATGCCCGGATGCTCTCCCGCGCCCGCATCATCCCGGCTCGGGATGCCCAGCGGATCATCACGGGGCTGACCGCGATTGCCAAAGACCTCGAGAAAGGCAAACGCCTTCCTCCAGAAGAGGATATTCATTATGCGATCGAGCGGGAACTCATCCGCCGGATCGGTCCAGTCGGGGGCAAACTGCATACCGCCCGCAGCCGGAACGATCAAGTCGCGTTGGATCTGCGGCTCTACCTGAGGGACCAGATCGATCTGGTGCTTTGTGAGATCGAACGCCTTCAACAGGCCATCGTGGCGGTGGCCGAGGATAATCTGGATGTGGTCATGCCGGGGTTCACCCACATGCAGCATGCCCAGCCGATTCTGTTCAGCCACCATCTGCTGGCGTACGCCTGGATGCTTCAACGGGATAAGGGACGGCTTCGGGATGCCCGCCACCGGACCAATGAAATGCCGCTCGGCAGCGCTGCGCTCGCCGGGACGTCGTTTCCGATCGACCGGAAATATGTCGCGCGCCAGCTCGGTTTTGCCCAGGTGACCGCGAACTCGATCGACGCGGTTTCCGACAGGGACTTCCTCGTGGAGTTCTGTGCGGCCGCGTCGCTCGTGATGACCCATCTCTCACGGCTCTGCGAGGAATTGATCCTCTGG contains:
- a CDS encoding RsmD family RNA methyltransferase produces the protein MRIISGTAKRRQIKTPSFSTGVRPILARVKKSLFDILRPRIAGSYFLDLFAGSGAVGIEALSAGAASVTFVDSNPRCLSVIRQNLSRLQLFDRARLVRADVTRNLAVGGGPFDLIFMGPPYHEICRNRPPHGRADARPSFGERLHLTGPTLKEIGRVRILKEGGWVISQHHAKENPVQLPQWKLFRQESYGDTKLSFFSFDSSFPAVSGRESMDPRQGHSGMTA
- the argB gene encoding acetylglutamate kinase, with product MGHFTNEHPLVIKYGGSLLEEQGHRSAFLKQIAALSKQRPVILVHGGGKEITRAMEKAGLQASFVNGRRYTDDATMAVVEQVLSRLNKDIVQELKRYETAPDGFSGRFEHLVEAVPVAGLGRAGEDLKVAKPVLVQILTRTPLPVFYSVAEDAQRQPLNINADDFALALAIACQADRLVFLTDSGGLLGKDGQRIDTVHPDEAQQLIDEKVITGGMIVKVQACIRALNAGVGSVDIVKGIDHFLTGSPAQGTVFLL
- a CDS encoding aspartate aminotransferase family protein — translated: MDIQKLTDRYLFHTYKRNPLVIRRASGSWVWDDKGKKYLDFFSGLAVSGIGHAMPPVVQAIRKQAGTLIHCSNLFYSGPAARLAQTLCQRSFAKKVFLCNSGAEANEAAIKLARKFGYQTGGRFEIIVFENAFHGRTLGTLAATPQPKFQQGFGPLPPGFPVAEFNRIDSVQSLLSSKTVAILVEPVQGEGGIRPANPEFLKALRVLADQRNLLLIFDEVQVGLGRTGDLFAYQTFGVKPDILTLAKGLGGGMPIGAMLAHSRLASVFGPGDHGTTFGGNPVCSAAAFAVLKMITPRMLKNVKQQTARLSSELQSLIAGKPYVKELRGMGLMIGIELTVPGAPFVEAARQQGLLINCTQNNVLRFLPPLALSDSERRFALKVLKRVFDAGPRAG
- a CDS encoding argininosuccinate synthase, producing MKKVVVAYSGGLDTSVILRWVKERYHCEVIACAVDVGQASETKGLKERALSTGASKAYLIDARKEFVEEYLWPTLQAEAIYEGKYLLGTSIARPVIAKKVVEIAQKEGAEAVCHGATGKGNDQVRFELTFKALMPEVKVIAPWREWEMKSREDEINYALRHKIPVPVTKSKPYSSDRNLWHMSFEGGILENPDNPPRKDMFVLTRDPEEAPNKPEWVTIDFEKGIPRRVNGRTLGPVKLVEMLNTLGGKHGIGRVDMVENRLVGMKSRGVYEAPGATLLYAAHRELEALVLDRDTLHAKLVLAPKMGEMIYNGLWFTPLREAISAFVASTQKRMTGSVRLKLYKGGLTVEGRTSPNSLYSEDLATFGADTIYNQRDAEGFINLYGLPIKVQALLQGRKK
- the argH gene encoding argininosuccinate lyase, with translation MNPQSFIASLSFDIRLAPYDILGSIAHARMLSRARIIPARDAQRIITGLTAIAKDLEKGKRLPPEEDIHYAIERELIRRIGPVGGKLHTARSRNDQVALDLRLYLRDQIDLVLCEIERLQQAIVAVAEDNLDVVMPGFTHMQHAQPILFSHHLLAYAWMLQRDKGRLRDARHRTNEMPLGSAALAGTSFPIDRKYVARQLGFAQVTANSIDAVSDRDFLVEFCAAASLVMTHLSRLCEELILWSSSEFNIIRLADDFTSGSSIMPQKRNPDVAEIIRGETGRIYGNLIALLTILKGLPLSYNRDLQEDKPPLFDTVDTLQGCLAVTTPMIATLSVRAERMRALCARGYLVATELADYLTEKGVPFRTAHGTVKRIVGYCEKQHIRLDELTLEELKRFDGLFDEGALRVLSIDQVVHVKDSEGGTSPRRVRQQITQLKRLMRS